From one Gracilibacillus salinarum genomic stretch:
- a CDS encoding aminopeptidase — protein MADQQLQEKYAELALKTGVNLQEGQALVINSSIEGADFAKIVVRKAYEMGAKNVHVNWADDELTLLKYQYASEEVLTDIPEWQIAKQLAFAEDGAALLSIRSTNPDLLKDIDPSKVAKANKAAGEAMKEFRQYTMNDRIPWSIISIPTGDWAQKIFPDQSKEEAKESLWEQIFKIVRVDKEDPVAAWDAHNDTLKQAREYLNKKSYKALLFKSEGTNIRFELPEGHIWKGGAAQTPNGNAFNPNMPTEEVFTMPHKYKVDGTVTATKPLVYGGNMIDGFSLTFKDGKVVDFKADQGYDTLKHLLDTDEGASRLGELALVPHASPISQSGLIFYNTLYDENASCHIALGKAYPTNMEGGSDMNEEQLDQHGVNDSLTHVDFMIGSADLDIEGETADGSTEPVFRQGAWAIDFD, from the coding sequence ATGGCAGATCAACAACTGCAAGAAAAATACGCAGAACTGGCGTTAAAGACAGGTGTGAACTTACAAGAAGGACAAGCACTAGTCATTAATTCATCAATTGAGGGAGCCGATTTTGCCAAAATTGTCGTTCGCAAAGCATACGAAATGGGCGCGAAAAATGTACACGTTAACTGGGCAGATGATGAATTAACCTTGTTAAAATATCAATATGCTTCTGAGGAAGTGCTAACGGATATCCCGGAATGGCAAATTGCTAAACAATTAGCATTTGCAGAAGATGGTGCAGCTTTATTATCGATCCGTTCTACCAATCCGGATTTGTTAAAAGATATTGATCCTTCCAAAGTAGCAAAAGCAAATAAAGCTGCTGGCGAAGCAATGAAAGAATTCCGCCAATATACGATGAACGATCGTATCCCATGGTCGATCATTTCGATTCCAACCGGTGACTGGGCACAAAAAATCTTCCCGGATCAATCAAAAGAAGAGGCAAAAGAAAGCTTATGGGAGCAAATTTTCAAAATTGTCCGCGTTGACAAAGAAGATCCCGTTGCTGCATGGGATGCACATAACGATACATTAAAGCAAGCTCGCGAATATTTAAATAAAAAATCGTACAAAGCATTACTTTTCAAATCAGAAGGTACCAATATTCGCTTTGAATTACCGGAGGGTCACATTTGGAAAGGCGGCGCGGCCCAAACGCCAAATGGCAATGCCTTTAATCCAAACATGCCTACAGAAGAAGTATTTACGATGCCGCACAAATACAAGGTTGACGGAACAGTTACCGCAACGAAACCACTTGTATATGGCGGGAATATGATTGATGGATTCAGCCTGACATTTAAAGATGGAAAAGTGGTTGATTTCAAAGCAGATCAAGGCTACGATACCTTGAAGCACCTGCTTGATACCGATGAAGGTGCCAGCCGATTGGGAGAGCTTGCATTAGTACCGCATGCATCACCAATTTCACAGTCCGGCTTAATTTTCTATAACACGCTATATGACGAAAATGCGTCCTGCCATATCGCATTAGGAAAAGCTTATCCAACCAATATGGAAGGCGGCTCTGACATGAATGAAGAACAGCTTGATCAGCATGGCGTCAACGACAGCTTAACTCACGTTGACTTCATGATCGGTTCAGCGGATCTCGATATCGAAGGCGAAACAGCAGACGGCTCAACCGAACCCGTCTTCCGCCAAGGCGCATGGGCAATTGACTTTGACTAA
- a CDS encoding ABC-F family ATP-binding cassette domain-containing protein translates to MRTLKVEELVKTYGDKSLFDHISFSITDQDRIGLIGVNGTGKSTLLKVLAGMDQAEQGTIDHPNDYHIEYLDQEPRLAEGDTVLDQIYYGDAEIMVTLRKYEAAVFALEQDPANEKMQQQLINMQDKMDQLQAWDAMTIAKTILTRLGVPSFDKKIEQLSGGQRKRVAIAKALIQPADLLILDEPTNHLDNDTIEWLEEFLPSYSGAILLVTHDRYFLNRITNRMFELDKGNLYTYVGNYQTFLEQRALREEQEQQAERKHQNILKKEIAWLKAGVKARTTKQKARIDRVEDMKEKTFDTNKQTLSFQVGSTRLGKKVMEMTNLSKSYDGNVLFKDFNLLIKPGDRLGIVGANGSGKTTLLNMLAGKIEPDAGEIEVGETVKIGYYTQEHPPLDENLKVIDLVREVAEVVHTVDGSVITAEQMLERFLFPRSQQWTLVRKLSGGERRRLYLLTVLMKEPNVLFLDEPTNDLDTETLTVLEDYLEQFPGVVITVSHDRYFLDKSIEQIIAFTGSPSLTTFYGNYSEFREQQKQEEEQSQPAKSQAAQKPKRKKKKLSYHEQKEWDTIEDEITELESELEQVQTEITEAGSDIGAIQPLYNKQSELEEQLEQKMVRWEELSLLIEEMKEES, encoded by the coding sequence ATGCGCACGTTAAAAGTAGAAGAACTTGTGAAAACATACGGTGACAAATCGTTATTTGATCATATTTCCTTTTCGATCACGGATCAGGACCGAATTGGACTGATCGGTGTCAATGGAACAGGAAAGTCAACCTTGCTGAAAGTACTGGCAGGCATGGACCAGGCGGAGCAAGGAACGATTGATCATCCGAATGACTACCACATTGAATATTTAGATCAGGAGCCTCGTCTTGCTGAAGGCGACACGGTATTAGATCAGATTTATTATGGGGATGCTGAAATCATGGTGACGCTTAGAAAATATGAAGCGGCCGTTTTTGCATTGGAGCAAGATCCTGCCAATGAAAAAATGCAACAGCAGCTCATAAACATGCAGGACAAGATGGATCAACTGCAAGCATGGGATGCCATGACAATTGCCAAAACCATTTTGACCAGATTAGGAGTACCTTCATTTGACAAAAAGATCGAACAATTGTCAGGAGGTCAGCGAAAACGGGTGGCAATCGCCAAAGCATTAATTCAGCCTGCTGATTTACTGATTTTGGATGAGCCTACCAACCATCTTGATAATGATACCATTGAATGGCTCGAAGAATTTCTGCCTTCTTATTCTGGCGCTATTTTACTCGTTACGCACGACCGTTACTTTCTGAACCGGATTACGAATCGTATGTTTGAATTGGACAAGGGCAATTTATATACATATGTTGGCAACTATCAGACATTTCTTGAACAGCGGGCACTGCGCGAAGAACAAGAGCAGCAAGCAGAACGCAAGCACCAGAATATCCTTAAGAAAGAAATAGCTTGGTTAAAAGCAGGCGTGAAGGCAAGAACAACGAAACAAAAAGCTCGCATTGACCGTGTCGAAGATATGAAGGAAAAAACATTCGATACGAACAAACAAACGTTATCGTTTCAGGTCGGCTCTACCCGCCTGGGGAAAAAGGTAATGGAAATGACCAACTTAAGTAAATCCTATGATGGCAATGTTTTGTTCAAGGATTTTAATCTGTTAATCAAGCCTGGTGACAGGTTAGGGATTGTCGGCGCCAATGGAAGTGGTAAGACAACATTGCTCAACATGCTTGCCGGAAAAATCGAACCAGATGCTGGGGAGATTGAAGTTGGGGAGACTGTGAAAATTGGTTATTATACACAAGAGCATCCACCACTGGATGAAAATTTGAAAGTGATTGATCTTGTTCGCGAAGTGGCAGAAGTGGTGCATACGGTCGATGGATCCGTAATTACAGCAGAACAAATGCTGGAACGCTTCCTTTTTCCAAGGTCACAGCAGTGGACATTGGTCCGTAAGCTCTCTGGTGGCGAACGAAGAAGATTGTACTTGCTGACGGTTTTAATGAAGGAACCGAATGTGCTGTTCTTAGATGAGCCCACCAATGATCTGGATACCGAGACGTTAACCGTATTAGAAGATTACCTGGAACAATTTCCTGGCGTTGTAATTACCGTTTCCCACGACCGTTATTTCTTAGATAAATCGATCGAGCAGATCATCGCATTCACAGGAAGTCCGTCGTTAACCACCTTTTATGGTAATTATTCTGAATTCCGTGAGCAGCAGAAGCAAGAAGAGGAACAGAGCCAGCCTGCGAAATCGCAAGCAGCGCAGAAGCCCAAGCGGAAAAAGAAAAAATTATCGTACCATGAACAAAAAGAGTGGGATACGATTGAAGACGAGATTACCGAATTAGAATCGGAACTGGAACAGGTGCAAACGGAAATTACTGAAGCAGGCAGTGATATTGGTGCGATTCAGCCGTTATACAACAAACAAAGTGAATTAGAAGAGCAATTGGAACAAAAAATGGTTAGATGGGAAGAGCTTTCCCTTTTAATAGAAGAAATGAAGGAGGAGTCATAA
- the cls gene encoding cardiolipin synthase, whose amino-acid sequence MAITQLIISFLLVFNIVLSLTIIFLERKNATATWAWIMVLTFIPIFGFILYLIFGRKLSNKTIFTWDTKSKLGVKKAVQHQLREIENGDFFINDPRLYSYKDLFYLHLRNNDAIFTQDNAVNIFTDGNRKFNSLLDDIEQATDHIHLLYYIVRSDQLGVRLAEALIRKAKEGVEVRFLYDDLGSRTLSRKLVRKMRHAGAEVEGFFPPLIPKVNLKINHRNHRKLVIIDGKVGYIGGFNIGDEYLGQDKRFGYWRDTHLRIEGSAVKNLQTRFILDWNQASRHDIEYDERYYDAVPMGHAGMQIVSSGPDSDWEQIKHGYIKMIMSAKEYVYIQTPYFIPDESLLDALRIACLSGVDVRIMIPNKPDHPFVYWATYSYIGELLKAGATVYIYQKGFLHAKMIVVDSKIASIGTANIDVRSFRLNFEVNAFLYNETLAEMLVDEFEKDMEYVTTLTLPLYQKRSLWIRTKESIARLISPIL is encoded by the coding sequence TTGGCGATTACCCAGCTCATTATCAGTTTTTTGTTGGTATTTAATATTGTCTTATCATTAACTATCATCTTCCTTGAGCGAAAAAATGCCACAGCGACTTGGGCTTGGATCATGGTGTTAACCTTCATTCCGATATTTGGATTTATTTTATATCTTATTTTTGGAAGAAAGTTAAGCAACAAAACGATTTTTACTTGGGATACCAAAAGTAAATTAGGGGTAAAAAAAGCTGTGCAGCACCAATTGCGGGAGATAGAGAACGGTGATTTCTTTATTAATGATCCCCGTTTGTATTCCTATAAGGATTTATTTTATTTACATTTGCGTAATAATGATGCGATTTTCACACAGGACAATGCAGTCAATATTTTTACAGATGGTAATCGTAAGTTTAACTCGTTATTAGATGACATCGAACAAGCGACAGACCATATCCATTTACTTTATTACATAGTAAGGTCTGATCAGCTCGGAGTCCGACTTGCAGAAGCATTGATTAGGAAAGCGAAAGAAGGGGTGGAAGTACGTTTCCTTTATGATGATCTTGGTTCGAGAACATTAAGCAGAAAATTAGTCCGCAAAATGCGACATGCTGGTGCAGAGGTAGAAGGATTCTTCCCGCCATTAATTCCAAAGGTCAATCTTAAAATCAATCACCGTAACCACCGGAAATTGGTGATTATTGATGGGAAAGTAGGCTATATCGGTGGTTTCAATATTGGTGATGAATACCTTGGACAGGATAAAAGATTTGGCTATTGGCGTGATACGCACTTACGGATTGAGGGAAGTGCCGTTAAGAATTTACAGACTCGTTTTATATTAGACTGGAATCAGGCCTCGCGTCACGATATTGAATATGATGAGCGTTATTACGATGCTGTGCCAATGGGACACGCCGGTATGCAAATTGTTTCAAGTGGACCGGATTCAGACTGGGAGCAAATTAAGCATGGTTATATTAAGATGATCATGTCAGCAAAAGAGTATGTGTATATACAAACCCCTTATTTCATACCAGATGAAAGTCTGCTCGATGCTCTGAGAATAGCTTGTCTTTCCGGAGTAGATGTCCGAATTATGATCCCGAACAAGCCAGATCATCCGTTTGTCTATTGGGCAACCTATTCATATATTGGTGAACTATTAAAAGCCGGTGCAACGGTTTATATTTATCAAAAAGGCTTCCTGCATGCTAAAATGATAGTAGTGGATAGTAAGATTGCCTCCATCGGAACGGCAAATATTGATGTGAGGAGTTTCCGTCTCAATTTTGAGGTGAATGCCTTCTTATATAATGAAACACTTGCAGAAATGCTGGTAGATGAATTTGAGAAAGATATGGAATATGTAACTACGTTAACCTTGCCACTGTATCAAAAACGGTCACTCTGGATTCGTACGAAAGAATCGATTGCAAGGTTAATATCGCCAATCCTGTAA
- a CDS encoding Hsp20/alpha crystallin family protein: protein MSQKGGKNEWGEDLIKKLDAFLYEKPNRNVMETIDSFFEQVKMPKQIPADVVETDDEWIVRVDLPGVKKEQIKLKLLGNQISVSVEQEEETDQQQQSYQYHHKERRQQRKQRTITLPYAVDKKTAKASFQDGVLEIRGPKNQAEDDALSID from the coding sequence ATGTCACAAAAAGGTGGAAAGAATGAGTGGGGCGAAGATCTTATCAAGAAACTAGATGCATTCCTTTATGAAAAACCAAATCGCAATGTAATGGAAACGATTGACAGTTTCTTTGAACAGGTAAAGATGCCAAAACAGATTCCCGCAGATGTTGTGGAGACAGACGATGAGTGGATCGTTCGTGTTGATTTGCCAGGGGTAAAAAAAGAACAGATCAAGTTGAAATTGCTAGGCAATCAAATATCTGTATCCGTTGAACAGGAAGAGGAAACCGATCAGCAACAACAATCATATCAATATCATCATAAGGAAAGAAGACAGCAACGCAAACAGCGGACGATCACCTTACCATATGCAGTCGATAAAAAAACAGCCAAGGCAAGTTTTCAAGATGGCGTATTGGAAATAAGAGGGCCAAAAAATCAAGCAGAGGATGACGCTCTAAGTATTGACTGA